A single window of Gossypium arboreum isolate Shixiya-1 chromosome 13, ASM2569848v2, whole genome shotgun sequence DNA harbors:
- the LOC108484162 gene encoding uncharacterized protein LOC108484162, whose product MSKRYVPPLPPPSQQSSPLFKQRSWSPDAERDEAWLRRKEVYGSGIRRSQSFTEDDLDELKGCLDLGFGFEPDSPELDPKLSHALPALPFYCAVNRQYNGRISRSSSASSMDSFSDAGSANSIIDQGDDPETVKIKLRQWAQVVACSVRQFPRGPK is encoded by the exons ATGTCGAAACGCTACGTGCCTCCGCTACCTCCTCCCTCGCAACAATCAAGTCCTTTGTTCAAGCAGCGGTCATGGTCTCCTGACGCTGAGCGAGACGAGGCGTGGCTCAGGCGGAAGGAAGTTTACGGCTCGGGGATCCGCCGTAGTCAGAGCTTCACGGAAGATGATTTGGATGAGCTCAAAGGTTGTTTAGATTTAGGTTTCGGCTTCGAACCAGATTCGCCTGAGTTAGATCCGAAACTATCCCATGCTTTACCCGCTTTGCCGTTTTACTGTGCCGTTAATCGTCAGTACAATGGCAGGATATCGAGGTCTTCGTCCGCGTCATCGATGGACTCTTTTAGTGACGCCGGTAGCGCTAACTCGATAATTGATCAAG GCGATGATCCGGAGACGGTTAAGATTAAGTTGCGTCAATGGGCTCAGGTGGTGGCATGTTCGGTGCGGCAGTTTCCACGCGGACCAAAGTGA